One window of the Streptomyces asoensis genome contains the following:
- a CDS encoding sensor histidine kinase yields the protein MRFRGKSIRRKIVALLLVPLVSLTAVWGFATVLTGREASRLFTVSSLVENVGYPIEDTVRVVQQERRQTLVYLADPRASDALSALRRTRTATDEALAEIRGNAQDPDVRDVLDQDDGEGLTAVLDAFDGVDSLRRSVEEGTVTRAQALALYTQLIDPCYALLAKLDVVDSVEMDKQYRALVSVARARELLSQEDALLGSALVVGRLSREEIRDVSDLEAQREVVYEVSLAQLPTAERERYESFWKNATTAPLRTVEQAVVGTAPGDMPRGVSAKNWDTAAGNVLLELGTLDEQANDRYQDRVRPVAIEVIVKAVVAGVFGLVALLVSLVLSVRIGRGLIRDLRQLRLEAHEASGVRLPSVMRRLSAGEQVDVETEVPRLEYDRNELGEVGQALNTLQRAAVEAAVKQAELRAGVSEVFVNLARRSQVLLHKQLTLLDTMERRTEDTEELADLFRLDHLTTRMRRHAEGLVILSGAAPSRQWRRPVQLMDIVRAAVAEVEDYERIEVRRLPRLAATGPAVADLTHLVAELLENATVFSPPHTAVQVFGDRVANGFTLEIHDRGLGMAPEALLEANLRLAETPEFELSDTDRLGLFVVSRLAQRQNVRVSLQPSPYGGTTAIVFIPDALLTDDVPDTNGIGFRLDRPRPPKEADSAETRRTALSPASMQLPGVPASMLDGPVELEAPVGLDALGDFPATLDEDDDGGGLFRPRRSLTRAEDEPAPNTVDQHHRLPDSPGEPQGPLADDPAGPVPLPPGRRVPKLVSSHGRPVPEQRPRRAETDTEPPARPGPRRVESDGPAPLPSRRRGMTAQIPRSGGTTERPPLPERPGHGAPEPTQPPALPQRTRQATARPGGPGGTPERADTTSARPGDPAPGRTDGSGSGTGALPRRVRQANLAPQLRQGPAPRTEDRADPADRDADEVRSRMASLQRGWQRGRVENAEGDDAHSGAAPQGTTKGDGR from the coding sequence ATGCGCTTTCGCGGGAAGTCGATCCGCCGGAAGATCGTGGCGCTGCTTCTCGTGCCGCTGGTGTCCCTGACCGCCGTCTGGGGCTTCGCCACGGTACTCACGGGACGCGAGGCGAGCCGCCTGTTCACCGTGTCGTCCCTCGTCGAGAACGTCGGCTATCCGATCGAGGACACCGTCCGCGTCGTTCAGCAGGAACGCCGCCAGACCCTCGTCTACCTCGCCGACCCCCGTGCCTCCGACGCGCTGTCCGCGCTGCGCCGCACCCGGACCGCCACCGACGAGGCACTCGCCGAGATCCGCGGGAACGCCCAGGACCCGGACGTGCGCGACGTCCTGGACCAGGACGACGGGGAAGGCCTGACCGCGGTGCTCGACGCCTTCGACGGCGTCGACTCGCTGCGCCGAAGCGTCGAGGAGGGCACCGTCACCCGAGCGCAGGCCCTCGCCCTCTACACCCAGCTGATCGACCCCTGTTACGCCCTGCTGGCCAAGCTGGACGTCGTCGACAGCGTGGAGATGGACAAGCAGTACCGAGCGCTTGTCAGCGTCGCCCGAGCCCGTGAACTGCTCTCCCAGGAGGACGCCCTGCTCGGCTCCGCCCTGGTCGTTGGCCGGCTCAGCCGGGAGGAGATCCGCGATGTCTCCGACCTCGAGGCCCAGCGGGAGGTGGTCTACGAAGTCAGCCTCGCCCAACTGCCCACCGCGGAGCGCGAGCGCTACGAGAGCTTCTGGAAGAACGCCACCACCGCTCCGCTGCGCACCGTCGAACAGGCCGTCGTCGGCACCGCACCCGGCGACATGCCCCGGGGCGTCAGCGCCAAGAACTGGGACACCGCGGCCGGAAACGTTCTCCTCGAGCTCGGCACCCTGGACGAGCAGGCCAACGACCGCTACCAGGACCGGGTCCGCCCGGTCGCGATCGAGGTCATCGTCAAGGCGGTCGTCGCCGGTGTCTTCGGACTGGTCGCCCTGCTGGTCTCCCTGGTCCTGTCCGTACGTATCGGCCGTGGCCTCATCCGCGACCTGCGCCAGCTCCGGCTGGAGGCCCACGAGGCGTCCGGCGTGCGGCTGCCCAGTGTGATGCGCCGCCTGTCCGCGGGCGAACAGGTCGACGTGGAGACCGAGGTACCGCGGCTGGAGTACGACAGGAACGAGCTGGGCGAGGTCGGCCAGGCCCTCAACACCCTCCAGCGCGCCGCGGTCGAGGCCGCCGTCAAACAGGCCGAACTGCGGGCCGGGGTCTCCGAGGTCTTCGTCAACCTCGCCCGCCGCAGTCAGGTCCTGCTGCACAAGCAGCTGACCCTGCTCGACACCATGGAGCGCCGCACCGAGGACACCGAGGAACTCGCCGACCTCTTCCGCCTCGACCACCTCACCACCCGCATGCGCCGGCACGCCGAGGGCCTGGTGATCCTCTCGGGCGCCGCCCCTTCCCGGCAGTGGCGCAGGCCCGTGCAGCTCATGGACATCGTGCGCGCCGCCGTCGCCGAGGTGGAGGACTACGAACGCATCGAGGTCCGCCGACTGCCGCGCCTCGCCGCCACCGGCCCGGCCGTCGCCGACCTCACCCACCTGGTGGCCGAACTCCTGGAGAACGCCACGGTGTTCTCCCCGCCGCACACCGCGGTCCAGGTGTTCGGCGACCGGGTCGCCAACGGCTTCACCCTCGAGATCCACGACCGCGGCCTCGGCATGGCGCCCGAGGCCCTCCTGGAGGCCAACCTCCGGCTCGCCGAGACACCGGAATTCGAGCTGTCCGACACCGACCGCCTCGGGCTGTTCGTGGTCAGCCGGCTCGCCCAGCGGCAGAACGTCCGCGTCTCCTTGCAGCCTTCGCCCTACGGGGGGACGACGGCCATCGTCTTCATCCCCGACGCGCTGCTGACCGACGACGTCCCCGACACCAACGGCATCGGCTTCCGGCTCGACCGTCCCCGGCCCCCGAAGGAGGCCGACTCCGCGGAGACCCGCAGGACCGCCCTCTCCCCGGCCTCGATGCAGCTTCCCGGAGTGCCCGCCTCCATGCTCGACGGTCCGGTCGAACTGGAGGCCCCCGTCGGCCTGGACGCCCTCGGCGACTTCCCGGCCACCCTGGACGAGGACGACGACGGCGGTGGCCTGTTCCGACCGCGGCGCTCCCTCACCCGCGCCGAGGACGAGCCGGCCCCGAACACCGTCGACCAGCACCACAGGCTGCCCGACAGCCCCGGCGAACCCCAGGGGCCCCTCGCCGACGACCCGGCCGGTCCCGTACCGCTGCCGCCCGGTCGTCGGGTGCCCAAGCTGGTCAGCTCGCACGGTCGCCCGGTCCCGGAACAGCGGCCCCGGCGCGCCGAGACGGACACGGAACCCCCGGCCAGGCCCGGCCCCCGCCGGGTGGAGAGCGACGGCCCGGCACCGCTGCCCTCGCGCCGCCGCGGCATGACGGCACAGATCCCCCGTAGCGGTGGCACGACCGAGCGCCCTCCGCTGCCCGAGCGACCCGGCCACGGCGCACCGGAGCCGACCCAGCCCCCCGCCCTTCCTCAGCGCACGCGCCAGGCCACGGCCCGGCCCGGCGGTCCCGGCGGCACGCCCGAGCGCGCGGACACCACGTCCGCCCGGCCCGGCGACCCGGCGCCCGGCCGGACGGACGGCAGCGGGTCCGGCACGGGTGCGCTGCCCCGGCGCGTACGCCAGGCGAACCTGGCCCCGCAACTGCGGCAGGGTCCGGCCCCGCGCACCGAGGACCGGGCCGACCCCGCGGACCGGGACGCCGACGAGGTACGCAGCCGTATGGCCTCGCTCCAGCGCGGCTGGCAGCGCGGTCGCGTAGAGAACGCCGAGGGCGACGACGCCCACAGCGGCGCAGCACCACAAGGAACGACAAAGGGGGACGGTCGATGA
- a CDS encoding GTP-binding protein, which produces MIFGRSERGKPPVEPVTLKILVAGGFGVGKTTLVGAVSEIRPLRTEEYLTEAGRPVDDTTGVEAKHTTTVAMDFGRITLREDLVLYLFGTPGQERFWFMWDELSEGALGAVVLADTRRLEDCFAAVDYFERRSIPFLIAVNCFEGAARYPEEDVRGALDLDDGIPVVLCDARDRRSVRDVLVGVVQHAMDFGAERRQAITT; this is translated from the coding sequence ATGATCTTCGGGCGTTCTGAGCGCGGCAAGCCCCCGGTCGAACCCGTCACGCTCAAGATCCTCGTGGCCGGCGGCTTCGGCGTGGGCAAGACCACCCTCGTCGGGGCCGTCAGCGAGATCAGGCCGCTGCGTACCGAGGAGTACCTCACCGAGGCGGGCCGCCCGGTCGACGACACGACCGGCGTCGAGGCCAAACACACCACCACCGTCGCCATGGACTTCGGGCGCATCACCCTGCGCGAGGACCTGGTGCTCTACCTCTTCGGGACGCCCGGACAGGAGCGGTTCTGGTTCATGTGGGACGAGCTCTCCGAGGGCGCGCTCGGTGCCGTCGTGCTCGCCGACACCCGCCGGCTCGAGGACTGCTTCGCCGCCGTCGACTACTTCGAACGGCGCTCCATTCCCTTCCTCATCGCCGTCAACTGCTTCGAGGGCGCCGCCCGTTACCCGGAGGAGGACGTCCGCGGTGCCCTGGACCTCGATGACGGCATTCCCGTGGTGCTGTGCGACGCCCGGGACCGAAGATCGGTGCGGGACGTTCTGGTCGGCGTCGTGCAGCACGCGATGGACTTCGGGGCCGAACGCCGCCAGGCGATCACCACCTGA
- a CDS encoding DUF742 domain-containing protein, which translates to MSTDGQGRSHWFDDEAGPVVRPYAMTRGRTTSAVQHRLDLIALVVAEPHAEEADTDPSLSPEHVDIVDLCREAPQSVAELAAELNLPIGVVRVLVGDLVDAEFVHVNRPVPPAELPDESILRDVINGLRAL; encoded by the coding sequence ATGAGCACAGACGGTCAGGGAAGAAGTCACTGGTTCGACGACGAGGCCGGACCGGTCGTCCGCCCGTACGCCATGACGCGTGGCCGCACCACCAGTGCGGTCCAGCACCGTCTCGACCTGATCGCGCTGGTCGTCGCCGAGCCCCACGCCGAGGAAGCCGACACGGATCCGTCGCTGTCCCCGGAGCACGTGGACATCGTGGATCTGTGCCGGGAGGCACCGCAGTCGGTCGCCGAACTCGCCGCCGAACTCAATCTGCCCATCGGCGTGGTCCGGGTTCTCGTCGGCGACCTCGTGGACGCGGAGTTCGTCCACGTGAACCGGCCGGTACCTCCTGCCGAACTGCCGGACGAGAGTATTCTGCGCGACGTGATCAACGGCCTCCGAGCGCTGTGA
- a CDS encoding GGDEF domain-containing protein — protein MHSWTDTLRFAFQPVVNLTTGGVAGLEILARPEAGDILAQARRDPELDGRLAVLAVRSAARKETLLPLHVNVFAGTLADLGGLTALHDAVREAGRMPWEVTLDVVPPYTHVPQPALLEALAALRDQGFRISADGVGDGDAPLRLLVDIAPDLVKLDASLLARPAAVRAMRTLCDELGALLVVEGVETELQCAAAMSAGAQLAQGTLFAPPSRLPAADVYVPPLGPGIMPALRSGPSVREFVRPTALLPATASAGQVRALLTGSPDVSGVLLVDRTGVPVRSVHRSRFLLSMSGRYGHALYADRPAAKLGDPPRTVGVDATAWEVLDVVAVGDRDRTSDDVAVVDRNGRCVGVVRLADLVRALAESRVEEAAGLNPLTRLPGSDTITGEVDRRIAEGRMFALSWLDIDHFKQVNDGAGFAAGDELIRSVGRALEMTASGNARVGHIGGDDFLVLADPESLEPLVSTVLDVPWSAGGRPVTLSLATVLCRPGSVTDHRQAAACLAPLKKAAKSLRGASWVVGHAGLAGYRIRRGSQPMAPAGTGAAGAEPGVG, from the coding sequence GTGCACTCCTGGACGGATACTCTCCGCTTCGCCTTCCAGCCGGTGGTCAACCTGACCACCGGAGGGGTCGCGGGGCTGGAGATACTCGCCCGCCCGGAGGCCGGCGACATCTTGGCGCAGGCTCGCCGGGATCCCGAACTCGACGGCCGACTGGCCGTGTTGGCGGTTCGCTCGGCGGCCCGCAAGGAAACCCTGCTGCCTCTTCACGTGAACGTGTTCGCCGGCACTCTGGCCGATCTCGGTGGGCTCACCGCGCTGCACGACGCCGTACGCGAGGCAGGGCGGATGCCGTGGGAGGTCACGCTCGATGTCGTTCCGCCCTACACCCACGTCCCGCAGCCCGCGCTTCTGGAGGCCCTGGCGGCACTCCGGGACCAGGGTTTTCGCATCAGCGCGGACGGGGTCGGGGACGGGGACGCACCGCTGCGGCTGCTCGTCGACATCGCGCCGGACCTGGTCAAGCTCGACGCCTCGCTCCTGGCACGGCCCGCGGCGGTAAGAGCGATGCGGACGCTGTGCGACGAGTTGGGGGCGCTGCTCGTCGTCGAGGGCGTGGAGACCGAGCTCCAGTGCGCGGCCGCGATGTCGGCGGGGGCGCAGCTGGCCCAGGGCACGCTCTTCGCGCCGCCGAGCCGGTTGCCCGCCGCCGACGTGTACGTTCCGCCGCTCGGTCCCGGCATCATGCCGGCGCTCCGGTCGGGGCCGTCGGTGCGGGAGTTCGTCCGGCCGACCGCGCTGCTGCCCGCGACCGCCTCCGCCGGTCAGGTACGGGCGCTACTGACCGGCTCGCCGGACGTGTCCGGGGTGCTGCTCGTGGACCGCACGGGGGTCCCCGTCCGGTCGGTGCACCGGTCGCGCTTCCTGCTGTCGATGTCGGGGCGCTACGGCCATGCCCTGTACGCGGACCGTCCCGCGGCCAAGCTCGGTGATCCGCCGCGGACGGTGGGCGTCGACGCGACGGCGTGGGAGGTGCTGGACGTGGTCGCGGTCGGCGACCGGGACCGTACTTCCGACGATGTGGCGGTCGTCGACCGCAACGGGCGCTGCGTGGGTGTCGTCCGGCTCGCGGACCTCGTACGGGCGTTGGCCGAGAGCCGGGTCGAGGAGGCGGCCGGCCTGAATCCGCTGACGCGGCTGCCCGGTTCGGACACGATCACCGGGGAGGTGGACCGGCGGATCGCGGAGGGGCGCATGTTCGCGCTGAGCTGGCTGGACATCGACCACTTCAAACAGGTCAACGACGGGGCCGGGTTCGCGGCGGGTGACGAGCTCATCCGGTCGGTGGGACGGGCACTGGAGATGACGGCGTCAGGGAACGCGCGCGTGGGCCACATCGGCGGAGACGACTTCCTGGTGCTGGCCGATCCGGAGAGCTTGGAGCCGCTGGTCTCCACCGTGCTGGACGTGCCGTGGTCGGCGGGCGGGCGCCCGGTGACGCTGTCGCTGGCCACGGTTCTGTGCCGACCGGGCAGCGTGACTGATCACCGCCAGGCGGCGGCGTGTCTGGCGCCCCTGAAGAAGGCTGCGAAGTCATTGCGAGGGGCGAGCTGGGTGGTCGGGCACGCGGGACTGGCCGGATACCGGATCCGGCGCGGGTCGCAGCCGATGGCCCCTGCGGGGACGGGGGCGGCGGGGGCGGAGCCGGGGGTGGGCTGA
- a CDS encoding APC family permease, whose translation MTTAEHSPGPQQDDAELAEFGYRPELKRTLGNFHTFAAGISYISILTGTFQLFYFGYGSGGPAYWWSWPMVFVGQFAVALCFAELAARYPVAGSVYNWSKKIGNPHLGWLAGWMMLTASIVSIAAVALAYQLTLPQISSTFQFVGDGTGKYDVATNAVVLATVLILFTTLVNAFGVKLMATINTAGVFIELIATVVLIVLFAVHITRGPQVVMETNGTGAGYGAGYLGAFLVASLASAYVMYGFDTAASLGEESIDPSRNAPRAIIRAIVASFVLGGLILLLALMSVSSLKGDKLSTDGLQYVVLDVLGPTAGKAMLWCVLIAVTVCALAVHTAAIRLAFAMARDNNLPGSSRLAKCHPRFQTPVLPTVIIGVLALAILVVNIHQPQIFTVVTSIGIIMIYLAYLGVTGPMLVARLRGKWQPASDGKFSLGRWGLLVNIVAVVWGAAMTTNLIWPRASVYNAAAPFHWYLRWGAVLFVAVIAGGGFAYYWFVQRHRTGVLEDHRLADS comes from the coding sequence ATGACGACAGCCGAGCATTCGCCAGGCCCCCAGCAGGACGACGCCGAGCTCGCCGAGTTCGGCTACAGACCCGAGCTCAAGCGAACCCTGGGCAACTTCCACACCTTCGCCGCGGGCATCAGCTACATCTCGATCCTGACCGGCACTTTCCAGCTCTTCTACTTCGGCTACGGCAGCGGCGGTCCCGCCTACTGGTGGTCCTGGCCGATGGTGTTCGTCGGTCAGTTCGCGGTCGCCCTGTGCTTCGCGGAACTCGCCGCCCGCTACCCGGTCGCGGGGTCCGTCTACAACTGGTCGAAGAAGATCGGCAATCCGCATCTGGGCTGGCTGGCCGGCTGGATGATGTTGACCGCCTCGATCGTGTCGATCGCGGCCGTGGCGCTGGCCTACCAGTTGACGCTGCCGCAGATCTCCTCGACCTTCCAGTTCGTGGGTGACGGCACCGGCAAGTACGACGTGGCGACCAACGCGGTCGTCCTGGCCACCGTGTTGATCCTGTTCACCACGTTGGTCAATGCGTTCGGCGTCAAGCTGATGGCGACGATCAACACGGCCGGTGTGTTCATCGAGTTGATCGCGACCGTCGTACTGATCGTCCTGTTCGCCGTCCACATCACCCGCGGCCCCCAGGTGGTCATGGAGACCAACGGAACGGGAGCGGGTTACGGGGCCGGCTATCTCGGCGCGTTCCTCGTGGCCTCGCTGGCCTCGGCGTACGTCATGTACGGCTTCGACACGGCCGCGTCGCTCGGCGAGGAGTCCATCGACCCGTCCCGCAACGCGCCCCGCGCGATCATCCGGGCGATCGTCGCCTCCTTCGTCCTCGGCGGACTGATCCTGTTGCTCGCGCTGATGAGCGTCTCCAGCCTGAAGGGCGACAAGCTGTCCACGGACGGGCTTCAGTACGTCGTGCTCGACGTGCTCGGTCCGACGGCCGGCAAGGCGATGCTGTGGTGTGTGCTGATCGCCGTCACGGTGTGCGCCCTGGCCGTGCACACGGCGGCGATCCGGCTGGCGTTCGCGATGGCCCGCGACAACAACCTGCCCGGGTCCTCGCGGCTGGCCAAGTGCCACCCGCGCTTTCAGACCCCGGTGCTGCCGACCGTGATCATCGGTGTGCTGGCGCTGGCGATCCTCGTGGTCAACATCCACCAGCCGCAGATCTTCACGGTCGTCACCAGCATCGGCATCATCATGATCTACCTCGCCTACCTGGGCGTGACCGGCCCGATGCTGGTGGCGCGGCTGCGCGGCAAGTGGCAGCCGGCGAGCGACGGGAAGTTCTCGCTCGGCCGCTGGGGGCTGCTCGTCAACATCGTCGCGGTGGTGTGGGGCGCGGCGATGACGACCAACCTGATCTGGCCGCGCGCCTCGGTCTACAACGCGGCGGCGCCCTTCCACTGGTACCTCCGGTGGGGCGCCGTCCTGTTCGTCGCCGTGATCGCGGGCGGTGGCTTCGCCTACTACTGGTTCGTGCAGCGGCATCGAACCGGTGTCCTCGAGGACCACCGCCTGGCGGACAGCTGA
- the glpK gene encoding glycerol kinase GlpK, translating to MTDNAEKYVAAIDQGTTSSRCIIFDRNGAIVAVDQREHRQIFPKPGWVEHDATEIWSKVQAVVAGAIAKAGLRADQISALGITNQRETTVLWDRATGKPVHNAIVWQDTRTAGLCGRLGGSDGQDRFREQTGLPLASYFSGPKAAWLLDNVPGLRARAERGEIAFGTIDSWLIWNLTGGTDGGRHVTDVTNAGRTMLMNLETLQWDASILSAMDVPEVMLPEIKSSAEVYGTAVGQLGGVPVASALGDQQAAVFGQACYEVGTAKNTYGTGSFLLLNTGNRPVPSKSGLLTTMGYKIGSEAPVYCLEGSIAITGALVQWFRDQLGIIRTADEIESLAASVDDNGGAYIVPAFSGLFAPYWRSDARGVVTGLTRYVTKGHLARAVLEATSWQTREVVDAMFQDSGVQITTLKVDGGMTKNNLLMQHQADVLGVPVIRPRVSETTCLGAAYAAGLAVGVWNDLDELKAHWQKDAEWTPAMDASVRDREYHNWRKAVEKSFGWLEDGEG from the coding sequence ATGACGGACAACGCCGAGAAGTACGTCGCCGCGATCGACCAGGGCACCACTTCCAGCCGCTGCATCATCTTCGACCGGAACGGCGCGATCGTCGCCGTCGACCAGCGCGAGCACCGCCAGATCTTCCCCAAGCCCGGCTGGGTGGAGCACGACGCCACGGAGATCTGGTCCAAGGTGCAGGCCGTGGTCGCCGGGGCGATCGCCAAGGCCGGGTTGCGCGCCGACCAGATCAGCGCCCTCGGGATCACCAACCAGCGCGAGACGACCGTGCTGTGGGACCGCGCCACCGGCAAGCCGGTGCACAACGCGATCGTGTGGCAGGACACCCGCACCGCGGGACTCTGTGGCCGACTTGGGGGATCCGACGGGCAGGACCGTTTCCGCGAGCAGACCGGGCTGCCGTTGGCCAGCTACTTCTCCGGGCCCAAGGCGGCCTGGCTGCTCGACAACGTGCCGGGTCTCAGGGCGCGCGCCGAGCGCGGTGAGATCGCCTTCGGCACGATCGACTCCTGGCTCATCTGGAACCTCACCGGCGGGACCGACGGCGGCCGGCACGTCACCGACGTCACCAACGCCGGGCGCACCATGCTGATGAACCTGGAGACCCTCCAGTGGGACGCCTCCATCCTGTCCGCGATGGACGTGCCCGAGGTCATGTTGCCGGAGATCAAATCCTCCGCCGAGGTGTACGGCACGGCCGTGGGCCAACTCGGCGGTGTGCCGGTCGCCTCGGCGCTGGGCGACCAGCAGGCGGCGGTGTTCGGTCAGGCCTGCTACGAGGTGGGCACGGCGAAGAACACGTACGGGACGGGCAGCTTCCTGCTGCTCAACACCGGCAACCGGCCGGTGCCGTCGAAGAGCGGGCTGTTGACGACGATGGGCTACAAGATCGGCAGTGAGGCGCCTGTCTACTGCCTGGAGGGTTCGATCGCCATAACGGGTGCGCTCGTGCAGTGGTTCCGAGACCAACTGGGCATCATCCGTACGGCTGACGAGATCGAGAGCCTGGCGGCGAGCGTCGACGACAACGGCGGTGCCTACATCGTCCCCGCCTTCTCGGGGCTGTTCGCGCCGTACTGGCGCTCCGACGCGCGTGGTGTCGTCACCGGCCTCACCCGCTATGTCACGAAGGGGCATCTCGCGCGTGCGGTGCTCGAGGCGACGAGCTGGCAGACGCGCGAGGTCGTGGACGCCATGTTCCAGGACTCCGGGGTACAGATCACGACCCTGAAGGTGGACGGGGGCATGACCAAGAACAACCTGCTCATGCAGCATCAGGCGGACGTGCTCGGCGTGCCCGTGATCCGGCCCCGGGTCTCCGAGACGACCTGCCTGGGCGCGGCCTACGCCGCGGGGCTCGCCGTCGGCGTGTGGAACGACCTCGACGAGCTCAAGGCGCACTGGCAGAAGGACGCCGAGTGGACTCCGGCGATGGACGCGTCGGTGCGTGACCGCGAGTACCACAACTGGCGCAAGGCCGTGGAGAAGAGCTTCGGTTGGCTGGAGGACGGCGAAGGCTAG
- a CDS encoding roadblock/LC7 domain-containing protein: MTAPKATGHITTGNGELNWLLDELVDRVASIRKAVVLSGDGLPTGVSKDLSREDGEHLAAVASGFHSLAKGVGRHFEAGSVRQTVVELDDAFLFVTAAGDGSCLAVLSDADSDVGLVAYEMTLLVKRVGVHLATTPRTDLPSGG, from the coding sequence ATGACCGCACCGAAGGCGACCGGCCACATCACCACCGGCAACGGCGAGCTGAACTGGCTCCTCGACGAACTCGTCGACCGCGTCGCCAGCATCCGCAAGGCCGTCGTCCTCTCCGGCGACGGCCTGCCGACCGGGGTGTCCAAGGACCTGTCCCGGGAGGACGGCGAGCACCTCGCCGCCGTCGCCTCCGGATTCCACAGCCTCGCCAAGGGCGTCGGCCGTCACTTCGAGGCCGGCAGCGTCCGCCAGACCGTCGTGGAACTCGACGACGCCTTCCTGTTCGTCACGGCCGCGGGTGACGGCAGCTGCCTCGCCGTCCTCTCGGACGCCGACTCGGACGTGGGGCTCGTGGCGTACGAGATGACACTCCTCGTCAAGCGGGTCGGCGTACATCTGGCCACCACCCCACGCACCGATCTGCCCTCGGGCGGGTAG
- a CDS encoding MIP/aquaporin family protein, protein MSNGDIFVGEVIGTAILILFGAGVCAAVTLRHSKARASGWIVIAFGWGFGVLAGAYTAAPLSGGHLNPAVTLGIAVDTGEWGKVWVYLLGQMVGAMLGAVLAYLVYLAQFQANVQREGTAEGTAESPAEEPTPTLGIFSTIPEIRNPVANLITEIIATIALVLPVLAFGLTEGLGESGITVLIVSLLVVGIGLSLGGPTGYAINPARDLGPRIVHTFLPIPNKGTSDWGYAWIPVVGPLVGGALAGLLYNAAF, encoded by the coding sequence ATGAGCAACGGCGACATATTCGTCGGCGAGGTCATCGGTACCGCGATCCTCATCCTGTTCGGCGCGGGAGTCTGCGCCGCCGTCACCCTCAGGCACTCCAAGGCTCGGGCCTCGGGGTGGATCGTGATCGCCTTCGGCTGGGGGTTCGGCGTGCTGGCGGGCGCCTACACCGCCGCGCCGCTGTCGGGCGGGCATCTCAATCCGGCCGTGACCCTCGGCATCGCCGTCGACACGGGCGAGTGGGGCAAGGTGTGGGTGTATCTGCTGGGGCAGATGGTCGGTGCGATGCTCGGGGCCGTCCTCGCGTACCTGGTGTACCTCGCGCAGTTCCAGGCGAACGTCCAGCGCGAAGGCACCGCTGAGGGCACTGCCGAGAGCCCGGCCGAGGAGCCGACGCCCACCCTGGGCATCTTCTCCACCATCCCCGAGATCCGGAATCCGGTCGCCAATCTGATCACGGAGATCATCGCCACGATCGCCCTGGTCCTGCCGGTCCTCGCTTTCGGGCTGACCGAGGGCCTGGGCGAATCCGGAATCACGGTGCTGATCGTCTCCCTGCTCGTCGTCGGCATCGGTCTGTCCCTCGGCGGCCCCACCGGCTATGCCATCAACCCGGCACGCGACCTCGGGCCCCGCATCGTCCACACCTTCCTGCCCATCCCGAACAAGGGCACCTCGGACTGGGGTTACGCCTGGATCCCGGTCGTCGGCCCGCTGGTCGGCGGAGCGCTCGCGGGGCTCCTCTACAACGCGGCCTTCTGA